The following coding sequences are from one Leptolyngbya sp. NIES-3755 window:
- a CDS encoding putative prophage protein (similar to AA sequence:cyanobase_aa:MAE52780) — MVDCLNVASYFIMRAYEDGVEAEMTNMKVQKLLYYSQSLHLALYDSPLFKEEIQAWRYGPVCPSAYQFYCEFESKQLPIPRKETLLHLPSEIKDLLEEAWEYFGRYHAYRLSTMTHVEFPWKKARRGLPAEASSTEPILLEDMKALGSQKLDLIEREHPAYQSVMSQVLEDAIALESPKRIQKGEVRDWLNSLLD, encoded by the coding sequence ATGGTTGACTGCCTTAATGTGGCTAGCTACTTCATCATGAGAGCTTATGAGGACGGTGTAGAAGCTGAAATGACCAACATGAAGGTTCAAAAGCTCCTTTATTATTCTCAAAGCTTGCATCTTGCTTTGTACGACTCGCCCTTGTTCAAAGAAGAGATCCAGGCGTGGCGATACGGACCTGTGTGCCCATCTGCTTACCAGTTTTACTGTGAATTTGAGTCGAAACAACTTCCAATCCCGCGCAAGGAAACTTTACTGCACCTTCCATCTGAGATTAAGGATCTCCTAGAAGAAGCATGGGAATATTTTGGTCGTTATCATGCCTATCGGTTGAGTACGATGACCCACGTGGAATTTCCTTGGAAGAAAGCTCGCAGGGGTCTTCCTGCTGAGGCGAGTTCAACAGAACCCATTCTTTTAGAAGACATGAAAGCCTTAGGTAGTCAGAAACTCGATTTGATCGAGCGAGAACACCCAGCTTATCAATCGGTAATGTCTCAAGTTTTGGAAGATGCGATCGCTTTAGAGTCTCCAAAACGCATTCAGAAAGGAGAAGTCCGTGACTGGCTCAACTCCCTTCTCGATTGA
- a CDS encoding hypothetical protein (similar to AA sequence:cyanobase_aa:cce_1104), with the protein MTGSTPFSIEDSENFKRSFKKLAKVHKDAIVELVTRTLEDLVDDPYPNNSRNEPLPGKIQLPEDWTFHKLELRISKGASGQIRLMYLVNEATCTIQLVWIYSHEQFAKRPADADLKSTIREILDF; encoded by the coding sequence GTGACTGGCTCAACTCCCTTCTCGATTGAAGACTCCGAAAACTTTAAGCGCTCTTTTAAGAAGCTAGCTAAGGTTCACAAAGATGCGATCGTAGAGCTTGTTACAAGGACTTTAGAAGATCTGGTGGATGACCCATATCCAAACAACTCGCGTAATGAACCGTTGCCAGGGAAGATTCAGCTACCAGAGGATTGGACATTTCACAAGCTAGAACTCCGGATTTCAAAAGGAGCTTCAGGACAAATTCGGCTGATGTACTTGGTCAACGAAGCGACCTGTACGATCCAGTTAGTCTGGATTTACAGTCATGAGCAATTTGCGAAACGTCCTGCGGATGCGGACTTGAAAAGTACGATTAGGGAAATCTTAGATTTTTAA